The sequence below is a genomic window from Humulus lupulus chromosome 3, drHumLupu1.1, whole genome shotgun sequence.
TGTTGCAGATTATATTACAAAGGACTATGACCAGTTTGATATGAAACTCCACAAAGACCAACAAGAGTAAAACACATAAGTACGGAATTTTTGGTGCAAAAAAAACTGAAAATCATGTGGGAACAGAATCATGTCGGAGGGAATAAATTTCTTAGGTCCTAACATACAACCATGTTTTTAGGTTGTGGCCAAATGGTTGGTACCTCGGTAGGTAGTTCACAAGTCTTAATCCCTCATTCTTTACTACATAGTAGCCCAATGGTCAATTCAATTCATGaaattacattatatatatatacaaatcaCATTCCTTTAATGGTTCGCTTGATTCATTTTTCTGCTTTTTCGGCCACAAAAGTCAAAATACAATTCAATAATTCCGGTGATGTTCGTTTATAATAGTTTCTCAAAAGGTCCAGACACTTATTTAAACTAATATTATTCATCAACTTTTTGCATgaaatttaagtattttttaattttaatgcaaGGAAATATAGAATTCATAGACACATGTAAACATGGTGATATCATGAAGAAAAGGAAATGTCAACATCTGAACAAGATATGTTAAATGCCATCACCGTGCCATGTATCATAATTTATGAGAAAGAGTCATAAATACATATACATAGATGAGGTAGAGCAGAGTtccattaaattaaaaaatagagGGCGCCTCTCTTAGATATACAAAAGCGACAAATCTAGAAAGAAAGATTAAAGAGATCATGTTCTATTCTACCCCCATACAAGTCCATATCATCACCcccactcaaaaaaaaaaaaaaggaatcaCATTCCAACTTTTTCACATATATGGAGAAAGAAAACAAAAACCCCAGTGgggttttcttcttttttcatttTACCTACACGTGTTTTCCCTACACAACCTCCTCATACACCATAGAGATACACGTCTACTACCATTCTGTCGTGGCATAATCTGGTCCGCGAATCAGAATTACCCCCCTCCCCACTAAATGATGACTGATTAATGATACAATATTATTTCACTTTCTACTAAAAATGGTTTCTTCTAATTTTGTACCAAAAGCCAGAGGAGGGTGACAACTGAAGAAGAGATGATAAACATGTGAGCAATGCCTGTTGAGAAGGCTGAGCCGACACCCGAGCCATCGAAGGTGGTGCTGCCACCAGGGCTGATGCCAGTGCCACCGAATGTCGGTGTGAACCCTGTTCCTGTTGTCGTTCCAGTCGTTGGTGTGGTGGAAGGAGTTGTCGTTCCAGTCGTTGGTGTGGTCGAGGGAGTTGTCGTTCCAGTTGTTGGGGTTCCAGTTGTTGGGGTACCAGTTGTTGGGGTAGTGCTACTGAGGACAACGAAAAAGATAGATAGAACCAAATAAATAACAATGTTACAAATGGTATTTCTACATCATGACAACtaatatattactgattggatctAACTTTTCTCTCATTATCCCTCGgttaatattttcttaatcagCTGATCTTTGGTTTATTTCAATACAAACCCAGGTATAGAAACTATGATTTGTGATCTAAGTAGTTGCAACATCCAAAAAGAAAGTGAGATGGTACCAAAAGAAATTTAAAGTGAGTGAAAGTTCATTCAAATTGATGACACAACTCAATCAGCTTCATGGTATTGTGTCAGAAAACAAGACTTGCAGTGAACAAAAAAGAAATTGTTATTTTGTGCACAAAAAGAAGCTTCTAGGAACCTATCCACCAGATTCTCAGATACAACATGgggattttttttattcttttatcttCAATTCAGATGCAATATAACCTATATTCCTCCACATCATGAAATAAAGATCCAAAAATCACCATTATTAGAAAGGAAAGTTTACGAAGTAAAATCTGATAAACATACCTGGCACTTGAAGGGTATACACAATTAGAGTTCTGGGCTGTTTTAATAATCAGAAACAAAACACATTAATTAATAAGTGAAAGAGACAATATTTTTTTGGGTTGAATCTGAAATCGTGAGAACTTACTAGCTGGGGCAGTCGAAGCCTGGGTGGCAGCGCCTGAAAAATCACAGCTTCCTACAGCTTGACCTTTCTTTTGGAAATAACTGTTAACAGCATAACTGCAGTGATCTTTTACAGTATTGGGTTGGTAACAAGCACCATTCTGAAGGATTGGGGTACAGTCAGCTCCAGCCCCACAAGCATAATCCAGTGCCTTCTGAAGAGATTGGTCACCAACCCCATCTTTACATACGCAATAAGTAGCACCTATTTGGCAATTTAacaaaaaacattaaaaattgaaaaaaaaaaaaaaaaaacccagatgaAAGCCAACAGTTAGTTCATACAAAACCAACTTTTTCTTCCCATAAAGAAAGATTGAATTTTGTCTTGAGATATAACCAGAAAAAGCTAAAATCTTTTATCTGTAAAGAAAAGATATGTTCTCGAAGAATGTAACGAGACATGAACAAtaatcaaaggaaaagaaaaaataaacttttaagaaggaaagaaagaaagaaagaaagaaaaacacatCTTTTATCATAAACTCATCTTAGAGCAgaacaaaacagagtaaaacaagaaaaaaaaaagattttttttcttttccattgAAGAAAGGAAGAACAGAGAGTCGGAACACCATAATCTGATGCTTACTTGAATAGCCAGTGAGAGTCAAGAAAACCAGCATATACACTAGAGCAGCCATGGTTGATGATGAAAGCTTGTACAAATTGCTAAAGGGGGCAAGTATTCCTTGTGCAGAAATTCTAGAGATCACgcctaaaagaaagaaaaagctggagagagagagagagagagagagagagatgagattTCTACTTTCTAGTAGACAATAATGAGAGAGAAGAGGAGTGACGgtgggtagtagtagtagtaatagtagtagtagtagtgggtgTCTGTATCTGATATGCCTTTTTTTTTAACACTTTTTAACATTAtttgttaaaataaaaatattaaatactaATTAATGGTTAAATAATCATTTTCATGTTAGAGTTTCATTTATTTGTTAATGTAACCAATGTAGGAAAGAGTGTTCTAGTTTCTAGGGAATTGAGAAAAGTCCCAAGAAGCTTTTCTGTCATTtgcattaattatttattatttttgtttttgtgtacCAAATTGTGATGTGATCTCCCTTAAAAACGGTCCTAAACTCATGTGAGTGATTAACCTTTAACCCAACCTGGTTTGGGTTGTTGTTGGCTGCCACATGTGTTATTAAGGTAATGTGTGTCCCTACTGCTATTAGCGTAAAAGAGTCGGATTTTTGGATTTTGAGTGTATGGGATTCGAGTTTTAAAGTAGTATTGAATCCGATCtgaattttttaagtttttgttCATTTTTGAGTTTCGGGTTTGGTCGGATTTTGGGTTGAGCTGTGCCAATTTGGTCGAAAATGGGGCTTGgtacaaatttttcaaaaatacaattttttttataatttttaattttatttttacttttcatatgtttttatttttgtttttaaagtttGCTAATAGTTTGATTCAATcatttttttacaaattgggcattagtaaaaattttgaaaaaaaataatcatgaaaaataAGTTTATAGAAAATTAGAAAAGAAACATGATTTTAATGCATTTCAAGAAACAAACTACATAAGTACTTAGAGGgaagggattttttttttttaaattaggtCCGGGTTCGAATTACACCTGAACTCGTGTGTGTAATATTTTGAAAACTGAATCCGACCCGAATCAAGTCGGGTTCGGACTGAATTGCACCCAAATCCAATAAATTTTGCGAAAAAACGAATTTATGAGTTGCCAGTCAGGTGGATTTAAGGGTGAAATGTTCACCCTACTACTACAATTTTGAGGTTTTTCACATATAATTTTTATTCTATTCTGTTTGCTGTCACTTggaagattttaaaaaaaaaaaaaattctagtaAATGCATTTCTTTCTGTCACAATTTGATGTCCTTAACTACTTTTTGGTTACGTGATTCAGCATCTCTATTCTCTATTTTGGTGCACGAATCACAACATTTATGTATCTGTGTGCACGAATCCACTAACTAATATTTCTAACGGTAACATTTGTATTTAATCAATCCAAATTTAACAATACATAACTTTGAATGTGATTCTACCTTATAAGTTATTTTTCATTACAAAATATGTCAATGATTAATCCTCAATATATAAATCTCCAATCCGATATCAACTCATCATAAACAACATATCTTCCGTATATCCTTAAAAGATTGAAGTGCGGAACCTATAATGAGAAAAAATAACTACCCACCACCAATCTAAGAAAGAAGATTAAGCCACCAATATTTAGGAAACCAAATAAGACCAAGCACAAATATAAAAAGAGTGAGGGAAACCCGCTCTTAGGCTTACAAGGCCCCAACTACCTAATTTATAGGTAATTGGCATTTATAAGTGATGTTTGATTAGAATAATACAGATgaagagtttatcaaaaaaaaaaaaagagtaagaaTAATAACCACTCTGTTTTATAAATGTTTTGGTATTggaataataaatggaattataaacataaatttaattataaaatggaattataaatattaaaatggtTAATTTCTTTTGTGGGGCATTAAAATGGTTAATTGGttttacaataattatgttttttttttcttctgagaaAGAGGTCTTACAATAATTATGTTAGTTACTTTTTTTACCGTTATCATTCTTGGCGGGCCCTATAAAGAATTCAACATTTTTTTTTCACTAATAAACTGTAATTTTTTTCCAAGCATAATATTCAAATAACAATTAATTGATTGGATAAATTGTTATGTAGAATATTCATATATCTATTTGAAAATTATGTGTATGATTGTGATGTTGTTTGAGGTGTTCGGCTGCAACCAACTTTAATGATGATATCGAGTGTTATCTCAAATTTCAGATTTGCGATAAAATAGTCCTCACTTTCATTAAATCTAAGAAAGAACACTCTAGATAATGTAAATATCTCctctaaaaaaatatatgtaaatatagTTCTAAATTTAggacaaaaaataaataaatactataaaatatttataattgtgtTACAATGTGTAAATACAAATTAACATAAAAAGTTGAAATTATTTatggaaaatataaaaaaaatatatatataagtttttaaAAAGTACTAAAATATAGCACTACATTTGACTCACTGTTTAAGCATAGTGCTAACAAAAGTAAGACATTACTATATTTTagcacttatatatatatataatatactatTCAAATCATATAAAAAGAATGTTAAATTTGACAAATATTAAAAATTGTAGATGGGTCCAATCATCAAATGTGTTGGTTGTTCCCTTCTAACTCTTAATTaccttcctttttattttttttatttttcactcTCCCTTGACTGCTGCCCAAACAATGGAATGGGACTGAATCTACTCTAAGGTAAATGTGAGGTTAATATTCATCAAAATTTATGACCAGTTTAGTAGAGATATAACTTATTCAACAATCACTTTTAACTCATGAAATTTTTTGTATGTTTGGTGAATTATAATTTGAAAGTACTgtgatataaaaaaaataatattataatgttTGGTGAATATAATGATTTGTTAattttaaattactaaaataaaaatatttaataaatatataaaaaaattattttagaacatatttttaatattttatttttgaataataGATAATGTTACACCCGAATTTTGAGATTAAATAAACAGCCTCGAAATataggctcgtaaggtgtaagctcggaTTTAACAAGTATTAacattatacttgtacaaataTACATGAAGTTCCAATGATCCATATGATTTGCACTCGAGCATGGGTTGTAGGCTTGAAGGCAACAAGAGTCTCATTCGAAAGATGAGTTCGAAAGACCAATCAAGCAAGGAGGTGGCGACAACTGGAACGATGGGCTTGAAGCTATATATGATCTCGAAAGCGCGTTGAAGCAGCATTCAGGCTCGAAGATGCGTTAAATTAATACACAAAGAtattgttaggaaatccctataatCTAAGGGATTTAATTCAAACCGTGTAATCAACCCTATTGTTTAGGGATATTTATCTACAATAAATGTGATTGATTGTATTTCATTTATCAAATTTGTAGTTCCAATTCAAATCTGATATGGGTAACATAATATCCCTAAGATTAAGGGAGGATTCTTATAACCGGGTATATAAATAGCATGTTTAGTCATTTGTACGGAGACACTATTTTGTACTAAGAAACGCTCTTGTGAAATTGTTCTTTCTTGAAGCTTTAACACAGACCTTagtaaaagtgactcgtggacgtaggcggattttaactactgaaccacgtaaaaatctttgcTATTCTTTCCATGCTAAACTATacatttgtttaattgctcttgttTTTAGTTGAAGAAAAACgttgtcaacagtttggtgctttgcATTCGTGTTCTTTCAAACCTTCCGTTGAAAAAAAAATAGCTGCAACAACTAGCAACGTCCCTGGATCTGGAAATGGTCAACAATTACCCAGAATCCCCGAGGAGAACACTCCTTAAACGGAAGAACATCCACGACGGTCTGACAAACAACCGATGAATGAGGATAATCTTGCTGAAGGGAGTGCGTCATCAGCCCCACGAGAACCTGGTCAGGGATCTAGGCCACCTAACGAGGATTATTATAATAATCCAAAGAGATATGTGCCAATGGTTGAGTTGGAGAATCGAAGGCTGCGAGAAAGTCTGGCTGAAGCCATGCAGCTGAATGAAGAAATGATGAGGAGGGCTGCAGAATTGAAGGAGCCCCCACGTTGAACTAGGGGACGTCCTCGAGGTAGTGCTGCGGCAAGGGTGGCTGAACAAAGATCCAACCAAGGTCAAGTAACAAGGGCTGGAATGAGTACTGTAATTAACTAGTCTGAGGTGCCATCTCGAAACCCCTCGCGAACCAACCAGCCAAGAAAGGTTCTGGTCTCCATTGGGAACAACCGAGCTGCCCGCAAATGGCCTAGTATAATAATCTGAAACCAGCGAGGCCAGCTGTGAACAATGAGAGACCACCTCCATCTCCAAttaggcatcctccatcacccaTTAGATATCCATCTCCAGCCCGAGATGTACCCCAGTGAGCTACTAGTGGAAACTGAGTTGGGGAAAAGGCACCTCAGAGGCCTGTCCAAAGTGCTAGGAGTGAAAGTCGGGACAGAAGCCATCAAGCTCGACCTGAGCATAGAGGTGATCGTGAGGTCCCACCAGGGGCACATCAAGGACATAGACAGGCTAGACAACCCCAACCATCGAGAAGTTATGTGTCGAGGACACATGCTACCGGAGTTAGGGTGCATGTGAATAATCCACCTCGAAAATATGTCCCACAACAGCGACAACAGCCACAAAGAACTGTTAGCTTCCTTGAGGGAAGCCAAGATTATAGTAGGTCGGTGAGTGTCTATAACACCGAGTCTAGATATTACGAGAACAATCTGAATAATCATCTTGATCATCGAGATCACCTGAACCAGAACTGGGGGCAATTCGACCAACCAAACCCAGACCTAAGGGCACATTTAAATGCATAAAGGGAGCCCTCACAGCTTGTGTACAAGAATTACTATAACCCTATACTGCAACAAGGAGTTGGAGTTCCTGTGAACAATAACCAGCCCCCAGTGGTAGAGGCTCCCCCTCCGATGGATTCAGTTCAAGAAAGAATTAACAACCTCGAGGAAGCGTTCAGGCTTCTTTGAGAAGGGAAAAACAAGGATAAGGATTTTGACTcagatgaagagctcgagcccTTTGCTCTAGATATCTCAAGCACTCCTTTCCCCAATGGATTCAAGATACCTCAAGTGTCACTTGCAATAGGACTACCGACCAGGAAACCACCTAAGCACCTTCAATACAGTAATTGTAATGTCCCGAATTTGAtgttaaggctgagtgccttgactatAGTGCCTGAAGGGCCTAATTGGGATTACATAAGCGAGTAATGGATTATGTGTGTGATTAAGTGATATAATGAATTGTGTGGTAAtttgattagacatgcatgtttatgtgtattaaatgtgcatgtgggcccatttcggtGAATAAGGGcgtttttgtaattttggctcattgagggcataaatgtaattatgcatgtgttatgagtgagaccctagtgttatgaggatatatttgggATGCGTGGTCTGAGaagatcctagggagcagattagtggaatagtcataacagggtcagatacctagctcggggtaggcctaggggtattttgagaacttgGCATGTGCCTAGGGTTTACTGGGTAACAGGTAATTATTactaattatttgggtatgtcgagattaaatgtggatttataggacaatttgaggattagcgggaaatgtggcaaatgacgatttttcctTTGGGGCCATTAAAGGATAAGAGTAAGCTTAAGGTGTGTTTTGGTCCTTTGGCCAAGGGATAGACCCAACCCTTGACTCAGCCAATTTGAATCATGTAGAACCTAGGGGAAACACTTAGAACATACAGAACCTCCCAGCCAtctcttgctctctctctctctctctctccctctctctctctctctctctctctctctctctctctttctctcgactctctctctccttctttgGAGACTTGGGAAATTTTTTGGAATTCTTGTGGAAAGACTCTGAATTAAGGCTGAAGCTTAGGGAAATCTAAAGCTTGAGGAGATTAGAGTTGGCCCAAGTCGAAATTATCAGTAAGGTAAGGGTTTTAagttgttgtttttgtttttgttgaattCCACTGTAATCCATAAGCTTGCATGAGGGTTGAAATTCTGAGAtttggttttgagttttgatgagcttGTAGAGTAATTTTTGGGGTTGTTGTGGTACTTAGGTTGTGTGGATGGGGATTCTAGGCTTGATTCTAGGTTCGGTGGTTGTTTGGgggtgtgatttaatggtttggGCTCGGGGAAAAATGCAGAGAAATGGTGGAGTTTCTGGGTTTCGAGACTCGCGCCGCagccctattcttcaggcgccgcgacccgcGTGTGGGAAGAGGCCTGGGAGACTCTGACTTTGCCCAGGCACAGCGACGTAGGCAGGGCGCGCTGCGGCCTGTGTCCTCCAGCAGAGAGGGCTTTGCCCTCTAACCTGTACCGAGTCGCAGCCCTAGAGGGCATGCCGCAGCTCAAATTAGGGAAAGTGACCAAATTGaagttttaagctcgagaactcaTATGTTAAGGCtcggaaggattttactacccagtttagtaggattcgaggtttCAAAGGCTAGTGTTTATATATGAAGTTCTAAACTTATTAGAGATTGATGGATAGCTATTTGTTatggcgttgtgactaggttttaccgctcagGCTCAAGAATAGgagtcgtgctcgggatcgccttgGGTTGTCAGCTagggacaccaggtaagagaactgtttgtgcccgtagagctatgtgaTGTATAGCGTTGTGTGTATTGTTTATAGTTTTTATGTCACACACgtgattatgactgatcggcaagagccggaagttgcaaggggccgagatcgacattaagcatgctaaatgcaggctgccagggcgagaccctcaagggtgCTATACACACCCGTTCGGCTAGGACCACATATTTtgtgcctggtaacgcacctcGATCAGCAGAGGCTGCTGCTGTTGTGTTATGGTATTGCCGTGTTATTATACTACTGTGTTATTGTATTGTTCTATTACTGTATTGTTGTGCTGCTGTAATATTAGGTTGTTGTGTTATTGTGCTATTGAGTTGTTATAATTTTGTATTGTTATGCATTCTAATAGGAACTGCTATTTGTTTGTTGTTCTGATTAATTATGCATTGGTGCCTAGTATTGTATTATTGTATGTTCTGCTGTGAAGTTCTCTTGCAGgaccttggcttacgggtgctctgtggtgcaggtaagggcaaggaaaaaaggtctaacaaccatgagttggagggcatggagtggtgtgtacatgtttggcctacttggccgCCATGGCTGGGGTGTTTTGAAGAGCAGATATAGatgtttgattttgtcgcctaggtcgactataAAGTAACCTTTTGATTTGTAAAATTGTCTCCAAacagtatttttggatcccagtgtaacacttttataattttaatgaatgaccacCCCTTTTATACTTAAATGTTCAATAACCAactctttattatttaaattaaccacactttttggtctaataccttgattagcgagctaatggcacattttaaaatcacatggtaacgactctagggtagtagggcgttacaacttggtatcaaagcatgccAAGGTTATGGTTCATGgggattgaccgaacatgtacgctcgttgctagagacaagctcgactcagggttagttggtattaaatgcaatatttgtttaactgtttattTGAGTTGCCTTATCTGCTTGAATAGAGAGCATGGTAGATATGTTTGTGTTTTTGTGGGATTGAGGTTTGGTGAGTGATGCATGAGTATTTTGGTTGTGTCTTGATATGTGTATTATATGGCTACTGTGTTGTTTAGCCTTGCTTTGGTTTAGTGCTAGATAAGAGTATCAGGGATGGTAGGCCAGGTTTCAGCTACAgatagatttggaagttttgtatcCAAGACAGTCAACTGGATCAGGCACCGTGAATGATGGAAGCTGAGACTAGAATCATCTGTTGACCCTAAGATTGATGATAGGTGTTTGTTGGCATGCAAGCAGGATTGTAAATGCAAGAAGAAAAGATTAGGTGATTGAGACAGCGGGTTCCGTTAGAGAACGCAACTTTGTGGGAGTTGGCAACAATGGCACCAGTTACGACTtaacctgagggtggaaacagaTGGGAATTATTATATGGAAGATTCCAGAAGTGttatcctccaacttttgagggaggtcTGGGCCCGCACAGAATTGAACAGTGGACGGGCATGGTTAGCTTCGTCCT
It includes:
- the LOC133822977 gene encoding PLASMODESMATA CALLOSE-BINDING PROTEIN 3-like isoform X1, whose translation is MAALVYMLVFLTLTGYSSATYCVCKDGVGDQSLQKALDYACGAGADCTPILQNGACYQPNTVKDHCSYAVNSYFQKKGQAVGSCDFSGAATQASTAPATQNSNCVYPSSASSTTPTTGTPTTGTPTTGTTTPSTTPTTGTTTPSTTPTTGTTTGTGFTPTFGGTGISPGGSTTFDGSGVGSAFSTGIAHMFIISSSVVTLLWLLVQN
- the LOC133822977 gene encoding PLASMODESMATA CALLOSE-BINDING PROTEIN 4-like isoform X2, which codes for MAALVYMLVFLTLTGYSSATYCVCKDGVGDQSLQKALDYACGAGADCTPILQNGACYQPNTVKDHCSYAVNSYFQKKGQAVGSCDFSGAATQASTAPATQNSNCVYPSSASTTPTTGTPTTGTPTTGTTTPSTTPTTGTTTPSTTPTTGTTTGTGFTPTFGGTGISPGGSTTFDGSGVGSAFSTGIAHMFIISSSVVTLLWLLVQN